Within the Comamonadaceae bacterium OTU4NAUVB1 genome, the region CAGCAGCGCCGGCGCGCCGGTGGCCGGCGCGGGCGCCGCCGCGCGCGTCGCGGCGGCCTGCGCCAGGACCGCCGCCGGACGTGCCAGGTCGCCCAGGCGCGTCGCCGGGCTCGCCGCGACGGCCGCCAGGATGTCGAGGAAGCTCTGGCGGAACGCCGCCGCCGTGGCCGCCGTGTAGAGGCTGGCGTTGTAGACGAAGAAGCCTTCCAGCCCGGTGGGACGGTCCAGCAGCCACAGGCCGAGGTCGTCGGTCAGGCCCTTCTGGAACATCATCACCATGTCGTGGGCGAGCGGGCCCCAGTGGCGCTGGCGCTCGCGGGTGTCCTGGAACGAGAACACCGCCTGGTAGAGGCCGGCGCGGCGCTGCGCCGTGCCCGCCTGCTGCGTCAGGTGCTGGAACGGCAGGTCCTGGTGGGCCAGCGCGCCGGTCACCTCGGTGCGCAGGGCGGCGGCGAAGTCGGCGAACGACAGCTCCGGGCGCGCCTCCAGCAGCACCGGCACCAGGCCGACGAAGAAGCCCATCACGTCCTCCAGCTCGGGCACGATGCGCCCGCGCACCGGCATGCCGATGCCCACCGCCGGCTGGCCGATGGCGTGGGCCAACGCGGTGCCGTAGGCGGCCATCAGCACCATGTTGAGCGTCAGGTTGTGGCGCCGGGCCATGTCGCGCAGGGCCTCGGAGAGTTCGCCGGGCACGCTCAGGTGTTCGCTGCGGCCCTCGCCGGGCGTGCCGGGACGCGCCGGGGTGTCGGGCGCCAGCATCGTCAGCACCGGCGCCGCGGCCAGGCGGGCGCGCCAGTGGGCGCGCTGGCGCTCGGCGTCGGCGCCCTCGAGCCAGCGGGCCTGCCAGGCGGCGAAGTCGCCGTAGCTCACCGTCGTCTCCGGCAGCGCCGCCTCGGCGTCCCCGCCGGCGACCAGGGCGCCGTAGAGCGCGGCCATCTCGCGGTAGAGCACGTCGAACGAGTAGCCGTCCCACACCAGGTGGTGCGCCATGAACAGGAAGACGTGCTCCTGCGCGCCCAGGCGGTAGAGCGCGCAGCGGAACAGCGGCGCCGCGCCGGTGGCGATGGGGGTGTCGATCACGGCCTGCGCGCGGCGGCGCATCTCGGCCTCGCGCGTCGGAGCGTCGAGCGCGCCCAGGTCCTCGAAGGGCAGTTCGAAGGCCACCGCGTCGTCGATGCGCTGGTGCCAGCCCTCGGCGTTGAGGGCCGGCACGACGGCCGTGCGCAGCGCGTCCTGGCGGCGCACCACCAGGCGCAGCGCGCGCTCGAACAGCGCCCGGTCCAGCGGGCCGGTGAGGCGGTGGACCGAAGGCGTGTTGAACGCCGTCGTGCCCGGGTGCAGTTCCTCGGCGAAGCGCATGCGCTGCTGTTCCAGCGTCAGCGGCGCGACGTGGCGGTGGGCTTGGCGCGGAATGGCGATCTGCAGCTGCGTGCCGCTGGCCTGGATGCGCGCGATCTCGGCGGCCATGCGCTCGGCCGTGGGCGCCTCGAACACCTTGCCCAGCGGCAGCTGGAGGCCGAAGGCGGTGCCGATGCGCACGGCCAGGCGCGCGGCCAGCAGCGAGTGGCCGCCCATCGCGAAGAAATCGTCCACCACGCCCAGGCCCGGGGTGTGCAGCACCTCCTCCATCATGCCCAGCACGGTGCGCTCGCGGTCGTTGCGCGGTGCGATGCGCGCCGGCGCGGCCGCCGCCGAGTGCGGCGTGGCCGTGGGCGCGGGCAGCGCCTTGCGGTCGACCTTGCCGTTGGGCAGCAGCGGGAGCGCCGCGAGCGTCACCACGTGCTGGGGCAGCATGTACTGCGGCAGGCTCTTGCGCAGGTGCTCGCCGAGCGCGCCGCGATCGATGGCGGCGCCCGCCACGGTGGCCAGGTAGGCCACCAGGCGCACGTCGCCGGGCTTGTCCTCGCGCGCCAGCACGACGCTGCTGGTCACCCCGGGCAGTTCGTTGCAGCGTGACTCGATCTCGCCGAGTTCGATGCGGTAGCCGCGCACCTTGACCTGGAAGTCGTTGCGCCCCAGGTGCGCGAGCAGGCCGTCGCTGCGCCAGCGGCCGCGGTCGCCGGTGCGGTAGATGCGGGTGGGCCGTCCGTCGCCCAGGTCGAGCGTGACGAAGCGGTCGGCCGTGAGGTCGGGCCGGTGCAGGTAGCCCGTGGCCAGGCCGTCGCCGCCGATGCACAGCTCGCCCGGCACGCCCGGGGGCAGCGGCTGCAGGTGCTCGTCGAGGATCCAGACGGTGGTGTTGGCGATCGGCCGGCCGATCGACACGCCGGTGCGCCCGACCAGCGCCGGGTCGACGCGCCAGAGCGTCGACCAGATGGTGGTCTCGGTCGGGCCGTACATGTTCCAGACCTCGCCGGCCGCGTGCAGCAGCGCGTGCGCCAGGTCGCCCGGCAGGCTCTCGCCGCCCACCAGCGCCTTGAACGGCACGCGGCGCTGCCAGCCCGCCTCCAGCAGCAGGCGCCACATGCCCGGCGTGGCCTGCAGCATGGTGGCGCCGCTCGCGTGGATCAGCTCGCCCAGGGCGGTGCCGTTCATGGCGACCTCGCGCGTGGCGATGATCACCTCGGCGCCCACCGACAGCGGCAGCATCAGTTCGAGCACGGCGATGTCGAAGGACAGCGTGGTCACGGCCACCAGCCGGTCGTTGCGGTCGATGCCCGGCTCGTGGCGCATGCTGCGCAGGAAGTTCGCCACCGCGCCGTGCGGCACCGCCACGCCCTTGGGCTTGCCGGTCGAGCCGGAGGTGTAGATGACGTAGGCGACGTCGCCGGGGCGGGCGTCGAGCGCGCCGGGCGCGAGCGCGGCGTCGGACTCGTCGAGCCAGGCGCGCTCGGTGTCCAGCGCCAGGGTGCGCGCGGCGGCCTCGGGGTGCCAGGCGCGCGGCGCGGTCGCCACGTCCGACAGCGTCAGCAGCAGCGCCAGGCCGGCGTCCTGGGCGTAGTAGTCCAGGCGCGCCGGCGGGAAGTCGGGGTCCAGCGGCACGTAGGCGGCGCCGGTCTTGAGCACCGCCAGC harbors:
- a CDS encoding amino acid adenylation domain-containing protein — protein: MNTTREEDDFDPFAAGAIEQTSPATEAQREVWLADQLGEQASLAYNESLTLRLRGALDTPALVTAFDALVARHPALRATFSSDGSQLLIGEPAPLQLAEHDLRALAPAQQKRALEAECAAIVRERFDLANGPLFRAALYHLAPMEYLLVMSAHHAVCDGWSWGVIADDLGRLYAERIGAGPALDPAPGYPAYAAWEAAEAESPDMQAHVAYWLGKYDGTSLPVLELPLDRARPAVRTFASQRIDHALERPLIDALRRTGAGAGASLYAVLFSGFAALLHRLTAQDDIVVGIAAAGQMAANMPRLVGHCVNLLPLRVAVDDTLAFDALMRSSGSQLLDAFEHQGLTYGSLLRRLPMTRDASRLPLVSVLFNVDRDAAPNAGSFPGIEAEQGSLPRACENFELFVNIAPTATGMQVELQYNSDLFDRATIARWLDAYECLLRSAVADPARRVGRLDLLDAAGLDALRSLQPAPWPPLEAALQTMHAAFAAQAQAEPARHALRFEGLSLSYGELDAQSNRLARALRARGIGRGALVGLCLPRDAGMVMALLAVLKTGAAYVPLDPDFPPARLDYYAQDAGLALLLTLSDVATAPRAWHPEAAARTLALDTERAWLDESDAALAPGALDARPGDVAYVIYTSGSTGKPKGVAVPHGAVANFLRSMRHEPGIDRNDRLVAVTTLSFDIAVLELMLPLSVGAEVIIATREVAMNGTALGELIHASGATMLQATPGMWRLLLEAGWQRRVPFKALVGGESLPGDLAHALLHAAGEVWNMYGPTETTIWSTLWRVDPALVGRTGVSIGRPIANTTVWILDEHLQPLPPGVPGELCIGGDGLATGYLHRPDLTADRFVTLDLGDGRPTRIYRTGDRGRWRSDGLLAHLGRNDFQVKVRGYRIELGEIESRCNELPGVTSSVVLAREDKPGDVRLVAYLATVAGAAIDRGALGEHLRKSLPQYMLPQHVVTLAALPLLPNGKVDRKALPAPTATPHSAAAAPARIAPRNDRERTVLGMMEEVLHTPGLGVVDDFFAMGGHSLLAARLAVRIGTAFGLQLPLGKVFEAPTAERMAAEIARIQASGTQLQIAIPRQAHRHVAPLTLEQQRMRFAEELHPGTTAFNTPSVHRLTGPLDRALFERALRLVVRRQDALRTAVVPALNAEGWHQRIDDAVAFELPFEDLGALDAPTREAEMRRRAQAVIDTPIATGAAPLFRCALYRLGAQEHVFLFMAHHLVWDGYSFDVLYREMAALYGALVAGGDAEAALPETTVSYGDFAAWQARWLEGADAERQRAHWRARLAAAPVLTMLAPDTPARPGTPGEGRSEHLSVPGELSEALRDMARRHNLTLNMVLMAAYGTALAHAIGQPAVGIGMPVRGRIVPELEDVMGFFVGLVPVLLEARPELSFADFAAALRTEVTGALAHQDLPFQHLTQQAGTAQRRAGLYQAVFSFQDTRERQRHWGPLAHDMVMMFQKGLTDDLGLWLLDRPTGLEGFFVYNASLYTAATAAAFRQSFLDILAAVAASPATRLGDLARPAAVLAQAAATRAAAPAPATGAPALLQPEQARLAQLWASALDIDVNEIRPDDNFFDLGGDSLMAMRVVQNSQQVLGHRVEPRRYVFESLAQLATRPAASTTVPGALDAAEAPAPARVGLLGRMFQGWGRKG